The Deinococcus arcticus genome has a segment encoding these proteins:
- a CDS encoding S8 family serine peptidase — MTAHLLARTLLGAALLGSAAPAQDLTLPELSPLPGAPRPTAPLLPLPAGGAAPSSRPATPAATSAAPTLPTDPLAARQWNLGAIRLPQAWALLPGTGPGGRGAPVTVAVLDTGYVPSPELGARAVNGYDFVSSPARTGDGNGRDPDARAVGDYAYHGEVIANLIGAAHDGRGMAGINPQARVVHVRVAAVDGTIEVPDLVDGLKWAAGLPVPGVGANPNPARILNLSLYADFIPLTGCDARVQAAVDAVTARGALVIAGAANDGRDAAGYSPAGCRNVLTVTSVSAAGGRPSYANWGRAVALAAPGGDPGQGIVASSATGPGGERSPNGTSFAAPHAAGVASLLLGVRPNLSPALLRSYLTRSASPFPGGRCDPQPERSCGAGLLNAEAALKLALGSSLGK, encoded by the coding sequence ATGACGGCCCACCTGCTTGCCCGCACGCTGCTGGGCGCGGCCCTGCTGGGGTCCGCCGCCCCCGCGCAGGACCTCACGTTGCCCGAACTCAGCCCACTGCCCGGCGCGCCCCGGCCCACGGCGCCCCTGCTGCCGCTGCCCGCTGGGGGGGCCGCGCCGTCTTCCCGCCCGGCCACCCCCGCCGCCACCTCTGCGGCGCCCACCCTGCCCACCGATCCCCTGGCAGCCCGGCAGTGGAATCTGGGGGCCATCCGGCTGCCGCAGGCGTGGGCGCTGCTGCCGGGCACCGGCCCTGGCGGACGCGGCGCACCGGTCACGGTGGCGGTGCTGGACACGGGCTATGTGCCCAGCCCCGAACTGGGCGCGCGGGCGGTGAATGGGTACGACTTCGTGAGCAGCCCAGCCCGCACCGGCGACGGCAACGGGCGTGACCCGGACGCCCGCGCGGTGGGCGACTACGCCTACCACGGCGAGGTGATTGCCAACCTGATTGGCGCGGCGCACGACGGCCGGGGCATGGCGGGCATTAACCCCCAGGCGCGGGTGGTGCATGTGCGGGTGGCGGCGGTGGACGGCACCATTGAAGTGCCGGATCTGGTGGACGGCCTGAAGTGGGCCGCTGGTCTGCCGGTACCCGGAGTGGGCGCCAACCCCAACCCGGCGCGCATTCTGAATCTCAGCCTGTACGCCGACTTTATTCCCCTGACCGGCTGCGACGCGCGGGTGCAGGCGGCGGTGGACGCCGTGACGGCCAGGGGCGCCCTGGTGATCGCCGGCGCGGCCAACGACGGGCGGGACGCGGCCGGCTATTCCCCGGCCGGCTGCCGCAATGTGCTGACTGTGACCAGCGTGAGCGCCGCCGGGGGGCGCCCCAGTTACGCCAACTGGGGCCGCGCGGTGGCCCTGGCCGCGCCGGGGGGTGACCCCGGGCAGGGCATTGTGGCCAGCAGCGCCACGGGCCCGGGCGGCGAACGCAGCCCCAACGGCACCAGCTTTGCCGCGCCCCACGCGGCGGGTGTGGCCAGCCTGCTGCTGGGCGTGCGCCCCAACCTCAGCCCGGCGCTGCTGCGCTCGTACCTCACCCGCAGCGCCTCGCCCTTTCCCGGGGGCCGCTGCGACCCACAGCCCGAACGAAGCTGCGGCGCGGGCCTGCTGAACGCCGAGGCCGCGCTGAAGCTGGCACTGGGATCAAGCCTGGGGAAGTAG